In Leptospira saintgironsiae, the genomic window AGATCCTTCTCCTGAAATGATCGAACAAGCTCAGAAAAAATTTCCAGAACTTAAACTGATTTGCGGAACTGTAGGAGAACTTCCCGCTGCCGAAGAATATGATTCTGCTACTTTACTATTCGTTTTACATTTCCTTCCAGATACTGGAGATAAACTTTCCATCTTAAAAGAGATTTATGCACGATTGAAAGAAGGTGGAAGTTTAATCTTATTCGATCTATTCGATTCCGAACCAAATCGACCAGAGATCTTATTTCAGAATATAAAATCTTATCTAATCAATTTCCAAGGCTGGGAAGAAGAAGCAGTACAAATCTATTTAAAAAGAGTATTCGAACTCCATCGTATTCCAAGATCCAGATACACAGATCTTTTGCAAGAAGCCGGATTTTCAGTAAACTCTCAAAAATTTAGATCCTTGCATGTTGGCGGATGGATCGCTACTAAATAAAATTAACTTCTTTTACTAGGTTTAAATGCAGAGGTCATATTTTTAGAAGCTAACTTCTTCTCATAAAATTCTTTAGAAGCAGCGTAGATCGTTTTTTCGAAAGTGGCGTATACTGTCCCTTCTTCGTCTTCGTATTTTGCAGGAAGATCAAAAACGATTTCACCTTTTTCTAATATATCCTGTTTCGTTTTTTGGATCAATTCCTCTGTGATCAAAAATCGGATCTTTACTTTATCAAGGATCGGCCTGACAAATTTTACCTTTGCTGCTTTGTCCCAAACAACATAATCAGGTCCAAGTATCCACATCATCATCAACATATAGTAGGGATCTACTGAACTATAGATACTTCCCCCATAAATTGTTCCGACTCTATTCAATGTACGAAGATTTTTCTTTAAGCTAACATGAAGTTCTCGTAGATCGGAAGAGATAAATTGTATTTTTCCTCCTGTGCACCACAGACAAGGCCAATGGTTTAAACGAAAACGTAACCACCAAGAAGATAGAGATTCTTTTTTATCACTAGTATATAATTTCATAATGGATTCTTTGCTGTCAGATTGGAAGTTCTACTCTTCTACGCAAGGCGATTTCCCTTACACTCATTCCTGAAAACCTCCCTTATATTCCGATTATATTAAGATAACAAATCTAGAACCGTTTGATTTTTTAAAAAACAACCGTTATGTTAACTTTTTAAAAATATTTGAAAGGACGTTGACAGGGGAAAAGTTCCAGTTATTTCTTTTTTTACTCCGTATATCGGAGTGAAGCATTAAACTTTTATAATGCGTAAAAATAGATCATTTGAATGGTGAAAAAATGAAAAGTTCCACGGTGTTTTCCTCTCGAATCGTCGCAGTCGCATTTATTTGCGCTCTGTCCCTGATCGGAGCCGGATGTAAAGATTCCTCCTCAAATTACGATTCTTTGTTATTTTTAGTCCAATCTAACAGTAAATCCGGAGGAGCCCTCCCAGCAGACATAAATTATAAGGCAGAATACCTAACTCCTGCTCCTTTGGACCAGCCAAGCGGAATTCCTTTCGAAGGAGGCGGAACCAAGGGAAAGGACGGAAGAAGCCCAAGACCAGTATATGCTCCAAAATTACAGATAGATCCACAGGGTTGGATGAGCAGCGGATACCAATCCAGATCCAATACTCAGCTCAGAAACATTTGTATCCCAGGAACACATGACTCAGGAACTTACGGGATCCAGGGAATTGACGAGAATATTTCCCAAACCCAAGAATACAATGTGGGAGAACAATTGGCTCTCGGATATCGTTACTTCGATCTAAGGATCAAAAAGATAAGCGGACAATTTAAAATCCACCACGGATCCAGTGTTTCTGTTTCTGCTCAGGAAGTGTTCCAACATATCTCCAGCTTCGTGAATAATCGCAAAAAAGAGATCGTATTCGTTCATATCCAGAACGTGGACAGCATGAGCGATGCAGAACATTACGAACTGAAAGACCAACTGGTTCTTCCTTATTTAGGTTCCAGAATGGCTCCTCGTAATTTAGGAAATTCAGTTAACTTTGGTCAACTTTGGGATCTAGATAAAAACGTAATCTTGATCTGGGGCGGTGGAAATTTCGCAGATCTATCTCAATTGTATTGGAACCAAGGCCAGACAATGAAAAGCGACTGGCAAAATACTGGAAACGAATCCGATCTAGTAAGCGCACTCAGAGATCGTATCAAGGACAATAGAGAAGGTAAATTTTACGTAGCTCAAATGATCCTTACTCCAAATGCATCTCAAATCATCTTCCCTCCTTATTGGGGAAGTATAGAAGACCTTACGAATGATAAATTGGATCATGCAAGTTTTGTTTATGACTTGGATAGAGAAGCTAAAAAATCAGGGCAACGTATCAATATTGCAATGGTAGATTTTGCAGGTCCTCGTTTCTCCCAATACGCGTTCGAAGCATGTATGGATGTGAATGATCTGGAGCCAAGATACTTCACTTTAAAAAGTAAACAATCTAATCTATGTTTAGATGTGAGCAACAGCGGAACAGACAACGGCACTCGTGTCCAAGTTTGGAATTGCAACAACACTAATGCTCAGAAATGGTTCTATGAACATTCTACAAGTCATCTTCGAAGCAAATTGAATAATGATAAATGTTTGGATAACGGCGGAGAGAATTGGAACGGAGGAAAAATAGTCCTCTGGGATTGTAGAGACAATATAGATAATATGAGATTCGATTTTTACGATGATTCTATGCGAGTTAGACAAAACGAATCTATCGCAGTGGACGCTAACGGTTCTACAAGCGGTTCTCTAGTAAGCCAATGGACTTGGCATGGTGGAAACAACCAACGTTGGGAGAAAAATTATGAAACTCCTTACTTTGCTCTTGTCAACCAAGACTCTGGCAGATGTTTAGATATAAGCAATAGCAGTACTGCAAATGGAGCAAGAATCCAAGTTTACAACTGTAACGGAACAAACGCTCAAAAATGGTATTATGATGCAGGCAATGGGTTTCTAAGAAGTAAGCTGGATCCAAATAAATGTATGGATAATGGTGGAGAAGCTCGTAACGGCGGGAAGATTGCTCTCTGGGATTGTAAAGACATGAATAATATGAGATTCGATTTTGTAGGAGATAGTATCCGTAACAGAATCAACTCATTATACGCGGTCGATGCAAACGGAGCGTCCAACGGATCTTTAGTAAGCCAATGGGAATTCAAAAATACCAATAACCAACTCTGGAAAAAATCATATTAAGTTCGAAAACGGGGAATCTTATTTGATTCCCTCATAACGATACATCCAGTCTTGGCCTTTCTTAGCAAAACTAGGTAAGGCCAGAGTTAGTATCCTATCCCTGATCCAACAACCTATCGGGCTCAGTTTTTTCTTTCTATTTCCGTTCCTTCTAGATTCTTCTATAATCCTCTCCACTCTAGGCCTTCTGATTATTTCGAAATCTCTAAACGCCTCCGGAACGGAAGCGGATCTTTCTAAAAGTGAATATAGGGTATGAGAATCTTCCAATGCCATAGATGCTCCTTGGCCGGTATGAGGACTCATTACATGAGCAGCATCTCCAATTAACAATACCTTATCATTTCCCCATTTAGGCAGACTCCTCAAGTCATGAACGTTCCCTTTCAGGATTGTAGGAGAAGCTTGGATGATTCTTTCGATTGGATCATGCCATCCTTTATGTATTTCTAATATTTTATTTCTCCAGGATTCGTCGCTCATAGAGTAAATCTCTTCCCTTGTAAGTTCTTTTTCAGAAGGGATATTGCTCCACCACATCCAAGAAGTATCCTCAGTGTTTCCACAGGCGGCAAAACCAAAAAAACCTTCCGGTCCGAAAGTAAAATGGATCGGTCCTCTTTTTGAATATTTTTCAGGGATCACATCTGCAGAAACGAATCCTCCCGCATTTAAGATTCCGGTATATTCAGGTTTTGGAAAATTAGGAAAAAGAAAATTACGGACTTTGGAATGATTTCCGTCGGCTCCGATAAGAAAGTCCGCTTCTGCAGAACTTCCATCTTCGAATTTTGCGATCACTCCTCCATCTAATGGAAATTCCGCATCGGAGAATTTTTTTCCGTACTCGATCTGGATCCCTTCCTTCTCCGCAGCCTCCAATAAAAGAAGATGGAATCTTGCACGAGAAACCACGATTGCAGATTCTCCGAATTGAGAAACGGATCCATTTGGGATCATTGCAAGAATCTTTCCTATATGATTCCTAAAAATCATTTCATCTGAAAGTGTTCCTATCTTTAACATCTCCGAAGTCAGATCTAATTCTCTCATCACCTTCATTCCATTAGGTGATATTTGAAGAGCCCCTCCTATATCTTCCGCAGGACGGGAATAGGATTCCATCAGACGAACTCCATACCCTGCCCTTTTCAAAAATAATGCAAGAGAAGGGCCTGAGATTCCGGAGCCTACGATTATAAAATTGGGTCTCGCCAGTTCCATATTTATCCTCCAAATGCTGCCTTGATCACTGTGAAAGCAGAGACCCAAGAATACCACGGGTAATCCGGAATTTCGTTCTTGCTATTTTCTGCCATGTTTGTTCTCCTTAAATCGAATTAACTCGATGACTAATTATCTTGATTATCGAGATATTTGACGGTCAAAATAATTGCAAGACAAAAAAATCCCAAAAACTAAGCCCGAATTGATGGAATCCATTATGACCGATTCCAAAAACCTGAGCACTGTATCCATTTTATTCCACCAAACCATCGCGGATAGACTCGGGCTGCACATTACAGATCACAAATGTGTGGACTTCCTATTTACGCAGGGTCCCCAAACAGCAGGGGAAATCTCTAAGAGCATGGGACTTAGCACTGGTGCTGTAACTTCTCTAATTGATCGTTTGGAGAAGAAGGGGCTGGTTGAACGTAAGAATGATCCAAGCGATAGGAGAAAGGTGAGAATTTTTCTGACCCAGGATATGTCCGCTATGCAGAAAATAGGAAGCCTATTCGAAGGTTTGGCAAAATCTGTTTGGGAACAACTCTCTGCTTACACTGCAGAAGAACTAAAGATCATTTTGGATTTTACCCGCAAATCAATTCGAATCATGGAAGAAGAAAGAGAAAAACTTCTGCAAAACCGACCGGATTTATAAGAGCTTAATGAGTCCTGAAGCCTCCGCAGTTTATAAATCTTTTAGAAGGATTCTACTATTCCGGATATATTTTTAAGCTTGCTCAACTAGCCGATATTGCAGAACAATTCTGCGAAAACTTTTAGAACTAAATGAATTCCAGGCATTTCGAGAATTTTTAGTGGAGGAAAGGATGAAAGCTTTAGTAACAGGAGCAAGCGAAGGGATCGGAAGAGAATTCGCTAAACAACTTGCATCAAAAGGTTATAAGATCACTGCAGTAGCAAGAAACGAAGTAAGGCTCAAACAACTAGTAGACGAACTAGGAAAAGGTCATAACTTTATTATTGCCGATCTATCGGATCCAAAATCAACAGCAAAGATCCAAAAAGAGTTAGAAGACAATCATTACGATTTATTAATAAACAACGCTGGGTTCGGGGTATACGGACCGTTTGACAAGGCGGACCTTCCTAGATTACAGGCGATGACCCGTTTGAATATAGACTCTCTTGTATCCTTGTCTTATTCTTTCTTAAAAAAATCCCAATCAGGAGATTCTTTGATGAATATCTCTTCTACCTTGGGTCTTGTTCCAATGCCTTCTTCCGGAGTGTATTCAGCAACTAAGGCATTTGTAACTTCTTTCAGTGAATCCTTATGGTATGAGCAAAGAAAAAGAGGAGTTTATGTTATGGGGCTTTGTCCTGGAGTAACAGTTTCTAACTTTTTCGAAAGAGCCGGAGGAGATCCAAAAGATTTTCCAAAAGCAATCGCTCAATCCGCGGAAACTTTGGTGGAATATGCTTTGGCAGCTTTAAAAAAGAGAAGTTCCCCTACTGTGGTTTCTGGACTTCCAAATAAAGTTCTAGTAAAAGTTTCTAAGCTGATCGGAAGAAAGGCTACAGTTAAATTGATGGGAAAAATGAGGTAATAGATGACGTCCCCTTTTTTTGGAGAATTTTTAGGCACATTTGTGCTGATACTTTTAGGAGACGGAGTAGTAGCCGGAGTTTTATTAGAAAAATCTAAAGCAAAAGATTCCGGTTGGATAGTGATTACTGCTGCTTGGGCATTCGCAGTGATTTTAGGAGTTTTTACTGCAAAAGCATTTGGAAGTGCGGATGCTCATTTAAATCCTGCAGTTACTTTGGCATTTGCTGTACAGTCTGGAGAATATTCTAAAATTCCAATATACCTTCCTGCACAATTTTTGGGGGCGTTTTTAGGAGCAATTGCTGTATACCTACATTATCTTCCTCATTGGAAAGAGACAAAGGACTCAGGAAAAATCTTAGCAGTATTCTCTACAGATCCTGCTATCTCTAATCCGCCTTCTAACTTCTTTAGTGAATTTTTGGGGACATTCATTTTGATCTTAGGGATACATTCTATCTTCTCCGCTCAAATTGCTGATGTGACCACACCTATGGGAGTTTTTTTTGTAGGTATCTTAGTTTGGGTGATTGGACTTTCCATGGGAGGAACTACAGGATATGCGATCAATCCTGCGAGAGATCTTGGGCCTAGATTAGCACATTATCTTCTTCCTATTGCAAACAAAGGAAACTCTGGATGGAAATATGCATGGCTTCCCATTCTTGCACCTTTAGCAGGTGGGGCCTTTGCAGGAATATTTTTAAAATCCATATTATAATTTTAAAGGTTTAGCAGGATCCAATCGACAACATGAAATCATTTTCTCTCAAACAAACATTCTTAATATTCTTTTTGATCTATATATCTTGTTTAGGAGAACAGATCCGAAACAAACCTATCGAAGGAAATTTGGATCTACAAGGTCATAGAGGAGCCAGAGGTTTAAAACCAGAAAACACCTGGCCGGCATTCGAAGAGGCCCTTTCTCAAGGAATGACCACGATCGAATTGGATACTGTTCTAACCAAAGATCAGAAAATTATAATACATCATGACTCTGAATCTAATCCTGCATTATGTTCTAAGAAAGATGGATCAGAGATCATTTCTAAATCTATTTATGAACTTACTCTGGCAGAATTAAAAGAATTAGATTGTGGAACTAAAAAGAATCCTAAATTCCCTGAGCAAGTCTCTGTTCCTGGGACTGAACTTTTGACCATACAGGAGTTTTTTGAAAAAATCCAAACATGGGAAAGAACGGGAAAAAGAAAAGTTATCCCAAAGTTTAATATAGAGACAAAATTCCCACAAGATGCAGAGTCCCAGGTCTCTAATGAAATTTTAGAAGCACATGTAAATCTTCTGATCAAAGCGATTGAAACAGCAAAGGTCACTGATCGCGCAACAATCCAATCTTTTTATCTTCCTGCGATTTCCTTGGTAAAAAAGAAAAATCCTAAGATCAAAACTTCTGCGTTATTCTCCCTCACCTATTCCCAAGGGACTGCAATGAAATTTGGGTTTGGTAATTCCAGAAGAGAATATGTTTTAAATCAAACTAAAGAGTTAAGGGCAGATATTATTTCTCCTTATTTCTTATATGTAACAGATGAATTCGTTTCTAAGGCTCATTCTTTAGGAATTAAAGTGATCCCTTGGACAGTAAATGATACAAATGAAATGGAAAGATTGATAGAAGCAGGCGTGGACGGAATTATTACAGATTATCCAGATCGACTGAATTCTGTTCTTAAAAAACATTAGACACCCTTTCGGTTCTGCTTATCCTAACGGGAAGTGAAGCGGTCTCTTATACTTCTTTCTAGTTTTTGGTTTTGTTTCTCTTTAGAAGCGGCACCGATCGAAGACGGAGTGTTGCAAATTTCCTCTCCGGATCTTGCTGAACACTCCGAACTGATTCCATTAAATGGGAACTGGCAATTTTTGTACGGAGAATTTGTTTCTCCTGAAAAAAGTTCAACAGCTAACTGGGATATGTTAACTATTCCTCGTTCTTGGCAGGATACTAAAAAAGGAGATCAAGTACTTCCGAGAGAAGGAGCAGCAAGTTTTCGTTTATCCATCATCTTCCCGGAAGAAGATCTGAAAAAAGAAATCGGGTTGATGATGCCCGACTTTGCATCTTCTTACAAATTATATTATAATGGAAGATTAGTTTATTCTTCTGGCGCTCCTAGTTTAGATCCTTCTTCTGAAATTCCTAAGATCAAATCTGTATATCTACCTTTAAGAATAGAAAAGACAAATACGGAAATTTTAGTACAAGGCTCTAACTGGATCAATAATTTCGGTGGTTTCTGGCAGGTTCCAAAACTAGGAACCTTAGAAGCGATTTATAGAGAAAAACTGATCACTCAATCCAGGGAATCTTTTTTGTTTGGTGGGCTTCTTCTTATAGGACTTTATCATACAGGGCTTTTTCTATTTAGAAGAAAAGAAAGGTCTGCATTCTATTTTGCATTATTTACTTTTTTATTAACTTTAAGAGTAGCATTGATCGGCAACAGGCTCGTCCTGGAAATTTTCCCGGACTTTCCTTGGGAGTCCGTTTTTAGATTAGAATTCTTCTCCTTCTATACTGCAGTTCCGATCTTTTTAATGTTCCATCGATCTTTGTTCCCAGAAGATACATTCTCATGGGTACCTGCTGCTGCTTGGGTTTTAGCAATCGCTTACGATATCACTCTATTATTCCCGATCGGATTTTTTACTAAGATTATAGGTCCATTCCAAATTGTAACAGGGATCGGCCTACTCTATGTTCTGTTTACAGTTTGTTTAGGAGTTTGGAAAAAAAGAGAAGATTCACTTTTATTCCTCACAGGATTTTTTGCATTCGGTATTACGGTAGGAGTAGATCTACTCTGGGACAAATTAAATCTAAGAGGGATTAATCTTTCTCCTTACGGACTTTTAGTATTTACTCTTTCTCAATCTTTAGTACTTTCCAGAAGGATCGCAAGAGCATTCAGAAAATCCGAAATACTTAGTGAGAATTTAAGGATAACGAACAGTGCACTGAATATTCTAAAAGATAATTTGGAAGTTTTGGTCCGAGAGAAAACTTCTGAATTGAATCACTCTTTAGAAAGAATACG contains:
- a CDS encoding class I SAM-dependent methyltransferase, coding for MTHVEKFEGERAQVYERRIGKMIPFYSGIMELVAIYLLENTPEKGKILSVGCGTGADFARLLKIAPDRFSITGLDPSPEMIEQAQKKFPELKLICGTVGELPAAEEYDSATLLFVLHFLPDTGDKLSILKEIYARLKEGGSLILFDLFDSEPNRPEILFQNIKSYLINFQGWEEEAVQIYLKRVFELHRIPRSRYTDLLQEAGFSVNSQKFRSLHVGGWIATK
- a CDS encoding DUF4442 domain-containing protein, which encodes MKLYTSDKKESLSSWWLRFRLNHWPCLWCTGGKIQFISSDLRELHVSLKKNLRTLNRVGTIYGGSIYSSVDPYYMLMMMWILGPDYVVWDKAAKVKFVRPILDKVKIRFLITEELIQKTKQDILEKGEIVFDLPAKYEDEEGTVYATFEKTIYAASKEFYEKKLASKNMTSAFKPSKRS
- a CDS encoding glycerophosphodiester phosphodiesterase, whose translation is MKSFSLKQTFLIFFLIYISCLGEQIRNKPIEGNLDLQGHRGARGLKPENTWPAFEEALSQGMTTIELDTVLTKDQKIIIHHDSESNPALCSKKDGSEIISKSIYELTLAELKELDCGTKKNPKFPEQVSVPGTELLTIQEFFEKIQTWERTGKRKVIPKFNIETKFPQDAESQVSNEILEAHVNLLIKAIETAKVTDRATIQSFYLPAISLVKKKNPKIKTSALFSLTYSQGTAMKFGFGNSRREYVLNQTKELRADIISPYFLYVTDEFVSKAHSLGIKVIPWTVNDTNEMERLIEAGVDGIITDYPDRLNSVLKKH
- a CDS encoding SDR family NAD(P)-dependent oxidoreductase, coding for MKALVTGASEGIGREFAKQLASKGYKITAVARNEVRLKQLVDELGKGHNFIIADLSDPKSTAKIQKELEDNHYDLLINNAGFGVYGPFDKADLPRLQAMTRLNIDSLVSLSYSFLKKSQSGDSLMNISSTLGLVPMPSSGVYSATKAFVTSFSESLWYEQRKRGVYVMGLCPGVTVSNFFERAGGDPKDFPKAIAQSAETLVEYALAALKKRSSPTVVSGLPNKVLVKVSKLIGRKATVKLMGKMR
- a CDS encoding MarR family winged helix-turn-helix transcriptional regulator; this translates as MTDSKNLSTVSILFHQTIADRLGLHITDHKCVDFLFTQGPQTAGEISKSMGLSTGAVTSLIDRLEKKGLVERKNDPSDRRKVRIFLTQDMSAMQKIGSLFEGLAKSVWEQLSAYTAEELKIILDFTRKSIRIMEEEREKLLQNRPDL
- a CDS encoding MIP/aquaporin family protein yields the protein MTSPFFGEFLGTFVLILLGDGVVAGVLLEKSKAKDSGWIVITAAWAFAVILGVFTAKAFGSADAHLNPAVTLAFAVQSGEYSKIPIYLPAQFLGAFLGAIAVYLHYLPHWKETKDSGKILAVFSTDPAISNPPSNFFSEFLGTFILILGIHSIFSAQIADVTTPMGVFFVGILVWVIGLSMGGTTGYAINPARDLGPRLAHYLLPIANKGNSGWKYAWLPILAPLAGGAFAGIFLKSIL
- a CDS encoding ricin-type beta-trefoil lectin domain protein; the protein is MKSSTVFSSRIVAVAFICALSLIGAGCKDSSSNYDSLLFLVQSNSKSGGALPADINYKAEYLTPAPLDQPSGIPFEGGGTKGKDGRSPRPVYAPKLQIDPQGWMSSGYQSRSNTQLRNICIPGTHDSGTYGIQGIDENISQTQEYNVGEQLALGYRYFDLRIKKISGQFKIHHGSSVSVSAQEVFQHISSFVNNRKKEIVFVHIQNVDSMSDAEHYELKDQLVLPYLGSRMAPRNLGNSVNFGQLWDLDKNVILIWGGGNFADLSQLYWNQGQTMKSDWQNTGNESDLVSALRDRIKDNREGKFYVAQMILTPNASQIIFPPYWGSIEDLTNDKLDHASFVYDLDREAKKSGQRINIAMVDFAGPRFSQYAFEACMDVNDLEPRYFTLKSKQSNLCLDVSNSGTDNGTRVQVWNCNNTNAQKWFYEHSTSHLRSKLNNDKCLDNGGENWNGGKIVLWDCRDNIDNMRFDFYDDSMRVRQNESIAVDANGSTSGSLVSQWTWHGGNNQRWEKNYETPYFALVNQDSGRCLDISNSSTANGARIQVYNCNGTNAQKWYYDAGNGFLRSKLDPNKCMDNGGEARNGGKIALWDCKDMNNMRFDFVGDSIRNRINSLYAVDANGASNGSLVSQWEFKNTNNQLWKKSY
- a CDS encoding PP2C family protein-serine/threonine phosphatase, whose translation is MKRSLILLSSFWFCFSLEAAPIEDGVLQISSPDLAEHSELIPLNGNWQFLYGEFVSPEKSSTANWDMLTIPRSWQDTKKGDQVLPREGAASFRLSIIFPEEDLKKEIGLMMPDFASSYKLYYNGRLVYSSGAPSLDPSSEIPKIKSVYLPLRIEKTNTEILVQGSNWINNFGGFWQVPKLGTLEAIYREKLITQSRESFLFGGLLLIGLYHTGLFLFRRKERSAFYFALFTFLLTLRVALIGNRLVLEIFPDFPWESVFRLEFFSFYTAVPIFLMFHRSLFPEDTFSWVPAAAWVLAIAYDITLLFPIGFFTKIIGPFQIVTGIGLLYVLFTVCLGVWKKREDSLLFLTGFFAFGITVGVDLLWDKLNLRGINLSPYGLLVFTLSQSLVLSRRIARAFRKSEILSENLRITNSALNILKDNLEVLVREKTSELNHSLERIRKDLLVAQRIQKKLFPENVEAYKELKYAVKYLPRDEVGGDFYDIFEVSPGVYRIFLADATGHGVQAALVTMAIKAEYEGIKFGAKDPGFCLDLLDDKFQRKFSSLGTIFSSIIVDIYARENRLVYASAGHPDQILVHSSNLMNLRRTGAIIGLKNKKSYENQELEFLNGDRMFLFSDGVFEQFNSKREAWGESRLRNRISELSAEPIENIPDIVMKDLDLWLGYSQPQDDISLIAIERV
- a CDS encoding FAD-dependent oxidoreductase translates to MELARPNFIIVGSGISGPSLALFLKRAGYGVRLMESYSRPAEDIGGALQISPNGMKVMRELDLTSEMLKIGTLSDEMIFRNHIGKILAMIPNGSVSQFGESAIVVSRARFHLLLLEAAEKEGIQIEYGKKFSDAEFPLDGGVIAKFEDGSSAEADFLIGADGNHSKVRNFLFPNFPKPEYTGILNAGGFVSADVIPEKYSKRGPIHFTFGPEGFFGFAACGNTEDTSWMWWSNIPSEKELTREEIYSMSDESWRNKILEIHKGWHDPIERIIQASPTILKGNVHDLRSLPKWGNDKVLLIGDAAHVMSPHTGQGASMALEDSHTLYSLLERSASVPEAFRDFEIIRRPRVERIIEESRRNGNRKKKLSPIGCWIRDRILTLALPSFAKKGQDWMYRYEGIK